A stretch of the Streptococcus oralis genome encodes the following:
- the tilS gene encoding tRNA lysidine(34) synthetase TilS — protein MREQDFLNHFLQKEYFKKYSKVVLALSGGLDSMFLFHLLSTYQEELEIELILAHVNHKQRSESDWEENELRKLADAAGLPIYITSFSGDFSEARAREFRYDFFRKIMKEVGATALVTAHHADDQVETILMRLIRGSRLRHLTGIKEIQVVDDIEIIRPLLHFHKTDFPPIFHFEDQTNQENTYFRNRIRNRYLPELEKENPRLKSALLDFGMEVSDYQATIMELSEQIDVEDLNELFSYSQQTQGVLLQNYLNQFPDLNLTKAQFAEVRQILATKSQYCHSLKNGYELIKEYQRFQICKISPQADEKEDELVLHYQNQVRYMGYLFSFGIPIEGDFVQKVTVSRETSVHIRCRKPGDVITLNGHRKKLRRLFIDLKIPIEKRKTTPIIEQFGEIVSISGIATSDLSKNTKNDIMNTVIYIEKIDR, from the coding sequence ATGAGGGAGCAGGATTTTTTAAATCATTTTCTCCAAAAAGAGTATTTCAAAAAATATTCTAAAGTCGTATTGGCTCTGTCTGGTGGACTGGATTCGATGTTTTTATTTCATCTATTGTCTACTTATCAAGAAGAGTTGGAAATTGAGCTGATTTTAGCTCATGTCAATCACAAGCAGAGAAGTGAGTCTGACTGGGAGGAAAATGAACTAAGGAAGTTAGCTGATGCAGCTGGACTTCCTATTTATATCACAAGCTTTTCAGGAGACTTTTCAGAAGCGCGTGCTCGAGAGTTTCGTTATGATTTTTTTAGGAAAATCATGAAAGAGGTTGGAGCGACTGCCTTGGTCACTGCCCACCATGCAGATGATCAGGTTGAAACGATTTTGATGCGCTTGATTCGAGGAAGTCGACTACGCCATTTAACAGGAATAAAAGAAATTCAAGTAGTTGATGATATTGAAATCATCCGACCCTTGTTGCATTTTCATAAAACAGACTTCCCACCAATTTTTCATTTCGAAGATCAAACAAATCAGGAAAATACCTATTTTCGCAATCGCATTCGGAATAGGTATTTACCAGAACTTGAAAAAGAAAATCCTCGTCTTAAATCCGCCCTTTTAGATTTTGGAATGGAAGTTTCAGATTACCAAGCAACAATAATGGAACTTTCTGAACAGATTGATGTGGAAGATTTGAATGAGCTTTTCTCATATTCCCAACAAACTCAAGGGGTCTTGCTTCAGAACTATCTTAATCAATTTCCAGACTTAAATCTGACAAAGGCTCAGTTTGCTGAAGTTCGACAGATTTTAGCAACGAAAAGTCAGTATTGTCATTCTCTTAAAAATGGCTACGAATTGATAAAAGAGTATCAACGGTTTCAAATTTGTAAAATCAGTCCTCAGGCCGATGAAAAGGAAGATGAACTTGTGTTACACTATCAAAATCAAGTTCGATATATGGGCTATTTATTTTCCTTTGGCATTCCTATTGAAGGGGATTTTGTTCAAAAAGTAACGGTTTCACGGGAAACATCTGTACATATTAGATGTCGAAAACCTGGCGATGTTATTACCCTGAATGGTCATCGAAAGAAACTGAGACGTTTATTTATAGATTTGAAAATCCCTATTGAAAAACGAAAAACAACCCCTATTATTGAGCAATTTGGAGAAATTGTCTCAATTTCAGGAATTGCGACCAGTGATTTGAGTAAAAACACGAAAAATGATATAATGAACACTGTGATTTATATAGAAAAAATAGATAGGTAA
- the hpt gene encoding hypoxanthine phosphoribosyltransferase: MLEHDIKKILVSHDEITEAAKKLGAQLTKEYEGKNPILIGILKGSIPFMAELVKHIDTHIEMDFMMVSSYHGGTASSGVINIKQDVTQDIKGRHVLFVEDIIDTGQTLKNLRDMFIAREAASVKIATLLDKPEGRVVEIEADYTCFTIPNEFVVGYGLDYKENYRNLPYVGVLKEEVYSN; the protein is encoded by the coding sequence ATGTTAGAACACGATATTAAAAAAATCCTCGTTTCACATGATGAAATTACAGAAGCAGCTAAAAAGCTAGGTGCGCAACTAACAAAAGAATATGAGGGGAAAAATCCAATTCTTATTGGAATTTTGAAAGGATCGATTCCTTTTATGGCTGAATTGGTTAAGCATATTGATACGCATATCGAGATGGACTTCATGATGGTATCTAGCTACCATGGTGGAACTGCAAGTAGTGGTGTGATCAATATCAAGCAAGACGTGACTCAAGATATCAAAGGAAGACATGTTCTATTTGTAGAAGATATCATCGATACTGGTCAAACCTTGAAGAATTTGAGAGATATGTTTATTGCAAGAGAAGCAGCTTCTGTTAAAATTGCGACTTTGTTGGACAAACCAGAGGGACGCGTTGTTGAAATTGAGGCAGATTATACTTGCTTTACTATTCCAAATGAGTTTGTAGTAGGTTATGGTTTGGACTATAAAGAAAATTATCGTAACCTTCCTTATGTCGGAGTATTGAAAGAAGAAGTTTATTCAAATTAG